In one Zobellia galactanivorans genomic region, the following are encoded:
- a CDS encoding dicarboxylate/amino acid:cation symporter produces the protein MRKLELHWRILIGMILGILFGFGMTNVDWGKDFVLDWINPLGTIFVKLLKLIAIPLILASLIKGISDLKDISKFRNIGLRTIAIYIGTTVVAISIGLILVNLLKPGIGISEDTITQLTETYSNDSGVTSKLEEASKQKDSGPLQFLEDMVPDNAFKALGDNSLMLQVIFFTIFMGISMLLIGEEKARPLKNFFDAMNDVVLKMVDLIMLTAPVAVFALLANVVVSSGDSNLLFALLKYAGVVTLGLVLMIVFYSVVVATFTRYNPWTFLKEMSPAQLLAFSTSSSAATLPVTMERVEEHIGVDKEVSSFVLPVGATINMDGTSLYQGVAAVFIAQALSFDLPFSAQLTIVLTALLASIGSAAVPGAGMVMLVIVLEAIGFPEDKLAIGLALIFAVDRPLDMLRTVVNVTGDACVAMMVAKSVGKLGKPKVQNWDDHYDEVK, from the coding sequence ATGCGAAAATTGGAATTACATTGGAGGATCCTGATAGGAATGATATTGGGTATTCTCTTTGGCTTTGGAATGACTAATGTGGATTGGGGGAAGGATTTTGTATTAGATTGGATAAATCCTCTCGGAACCATTTTTGTAAAACTCTTGAAGCTTATTGCAATTCCACTGATTTTGGCTTCGCTCATAAAAGGGATATCCGACCTAAAGGATATATCTAAATTCCGAAATATCGGTTTGCGCACCATTGCCATTTATATCGGTACTACGGTGGTCGCTATTTCCATCGGACTCATTTTGGTCAATCTTTTAAAGCCGGGTATCGGGATATCGGAAGATACCATTACCCAGCTCACGGAAACCTATTCGAACGACAGCGGGGTTACCTCGAAGCTGGAGGAGGCCTCTAAGCAAAAGGATAGTGGTCCGCTTCAGTTTTTGGAAGATATGGTGCCCGATAACGCCTTTAAGGCCTTGGGAGATAATAGCTTAATGCTTCAGGTCATCTTCTTTACGATATTTATGGGTATCTCTATGCTTCTTATAGGGGAAGAAAAGGCCCGGCCCTTAAAGAACTTCTTCGATGCCATGAACGATGTGGTACTGAAAATGGTCGATTTGATCATGCTTACCGCACCTGTTGCCGTTTTTGCCTTATTGGCCAACGTAGTGGTTTCCTCTGGCGATTCCAACTTGCTGTTTGCGCTATTGAAGTATGCCGGGGTCGTCACCTTGGGCTTGGTTTTGATGATCGTGTTCTACAGCGTTGTCGTGGCTACATTTACCCGTTATAATCCTTGGACTTTTTTGAAAGAAATGAGTCCCGCCCAGCTTTTGGCCTTTTCGACCAGTTCCAGTGCTGCAACCTTGCCGGTTACTATGGAAAGGGTAGAGGAGCATATTGGGGTGGATAAGGAAGTATCGAGTTTTGTGCTGCCCGTTGGGGCTACGATTAATATGGACGGAACGAGCCTTTACCAAGGGGTGGCCGCTGTATTCATTGCCCAGGCCCTGAGTTTTGATCTGCCGTTTTCCGCCCAGTTGACCATTGTGCTTACGGCCCTGTTGGCTTCTATCGGCTCGGCCGCCGTACCCGGAGCGGGTATGGTTATGTTGGTCATTGTTTTAGAGGCCATCGGTTTTCCCGAGGATAAACTGGCCATTGGTCTGGCCTTGATTTTTGCCGTAGACCGACCTTTGGATATGTTGCGTACGGTAGTAAACGTTACCGGTGACGCCTGTGTGGCCATGATGGTCGCCAAATCGGTCGGAAAGCTCGGAAAGCCCAAAGTTCAGAATTGGGACGATCATTACGACGAGGTGAAATAA
- a CDS encoding thiol-disulfide oxidoreductase DCC family protein has product MENSKQIILFDGVCNLCNGAVQFVIKRDTLDVFRYAPLQSELGKKLIAERNIDSDSIDSIILIDPGVAYYIKSDAALEIGKQLRGYKTLSSILLWIPRGLRDIVYDFIARNRYKWYGKKEHCMVPTPELRAKFLE; this is encoded by the coding sequence GTGGAAAATTCAAAACAAATCATTCTTTTTGACGGCGTTTGCAACCTGTGCAACGGCGCCGTTCAATTTGTCATAAAGAGGGACACCTTGGATGTATTCCGCTATGCCCCGCTACAAAGCGAACTTGGAAAGAAATTGATTGCGGAACGAAATATCGACTCCGACAGCATAGATTCCATTATTCTAATCGACCCAGGTGTCGCCTACTACATCAAATCCGATGCCGCCCTGGAAATCGGGAAACAATTGAGGGGATACAAAACCCTTTCGTCCATCTTACTATGGATTCCAAGGGGCTTACGTGATATCGTATACGATTTTATCGCGCGGAACCGCTACAAATGGTACGGCAAAAAAGAGCATTGCATGGTGCCTACCCCCGAATTAAGGGCCAAGTTCTTAGAGTAA
- the aroC gene encoding chorismate synthase: MAGNTFGNIFKVATFGESHGAAIGGVLDGCPSGIEIDFEAIQKELDRRKPGQSAIVTQRKEPDTVEFYSGIFEGKTTGTPIGFAIHNTNQKSHDYSHIKDSYRPSHADYVYDKKYGFRDYRGGGRSSARETASRVVAGAIAKQFLSDMKINAYVSQVGAMKMETPYQELDFSLIESNPVRCPDPNMAAKMEEYIKEVRKEGDTIGGIITCVIQNVPIGLGEPAFDKLHAELGKAMLSINAVKGFEYGSGFAGVAMKGSAHNDQFNQDGTTKTNHSGGIQGGISNGMDIYFNVAFKPVATVIQPYQTIDKDGNFVQTKGKGRHDPCVVPRAVPIVEAMAALVMADFSLLNRTIKANS, from the coding sequence ATGGCAGGAAACACTTTCGGTAACATATTTAAGGTCGCAACTTTTGGAGAATCCCATGGCGCGGCCATAGGAGGTGTTTTAGATGGATGTCCGTCGGGAATAGAAATCGATTTTGAAGCCATTCAAAAAGAGTTGGACCGAAGAAAACCGGGGCAATCGGCCATTGTGACCCAGAGAAAGGAGCCTGATACCGTTGAATTCTATTCGGGGATCTTTGAGGGAAAGACTACGGGTACCCCCATTGGTTTTGCCATTCACAATACCAACCAGAAATCACATGATTATTCCCATATCAAGGATTCTTATCGTCCTTCCCATGCCGATTACGTCTACGACAAGAAATATGGTTTTAGGGACTACCGCGGCGGGGGGCGCAGTTCGGCCCGGGAAACGGCAAGTAGGGTAGTGGCGGGAGCCATAGCCAAGCAGTTTTTGTCCGACATGAAAATCAACGCCTATGTATCGCAGGTAGGTGCTATGAAAATGGAAACCCCGTACCAAGAACTCGACTTTTCGCTGATCGAATCGAATCCCGTTCGTTGTCCCGACCCGAACATGGCGGCAAAGATGGAAGAATATATCAAAGAGGTGAGAAAGGAAGGCGATACCATAGGCGGTATTATCACCTGTGTAATCCAAAATGTGCCTATAGGCCTGGGTGAGCCCGCTTTCGATAAACTACATGCCGAATTGGGCAAGGCCATGCTTTCGATCAATGCCGTAAAAGGTTTTGAATATGGTAGCGGGTTTGCCGGGGTAGCCATGAAAGGGAGTGCACATAACGATCAGTTCAATCAAGATGGCACTACAAAGACCAACCATAGCGGCGGCATACAAGGGGGTATCAGCAACGGAATGGATATTTACTTCAACGTGGCCTTTAAGCCCGTAGCGACCGTTATTCAGCCGTATCAGACCATAGATAAGGACGGGAATTTCGTGCAGACCAAGGGCAAGGGGCGTCACGACCCCTGTGTGGTGCCGCGTGCCGTGCCTATTGTTGAGGCGATGGCCGCATTGGTAATGGCGGATTTTAGCTTGCTAAATCGCACCATTAAGGCAAATTCATAA
- a CDS encoding FAD-binding and (Fe-S)-binding domain-containing protein codes for MNKNLLQELADSLQGRVLSDSLTKTLYATDASVYRKIPTAVTFPETVEDLKTLVRFANKHKIGLIPRTAGTSLAGQVVGEGIVVDTSKHFTKIVSVDEKNKQVTVQPGVIRDELNQFLEPYGLFFGPNTSTANRCMIGGMVGNNSSGTTSIKYGITREKVVSLKTILSDGSEVEFKALTASEFEEKKSLNTMEGTIYREIYRELSPKEVQERILEEFPKPEIHRRNTGYAVDELLNTNVFGDTEEKINVCKLLSGSEGTLAFTTEITLSLDEIPPKLQAMVVTHYRTLEDCLTDVAPVMKHDLHLCEMMDRVILDCTKNNREQLKNRFFVEGDPAALLMLEVKAHTEEDLERQLKELHATIEVSGLSYASPVLYGADVNKAVALRKAGLGLLGNMVGDRKAVACIEDTAVALDDLKPFISEFTKIMDGYKQSAVYYAHAGAGELHLRPILNLKKSDDVAMFRGITTDVARLTKKYKGSFSGEHGDGIVRAEFIPIMVGEENYQLLRRIKSFFDPEGIFNPGKIVDAYPMDESLRYEVDRKEPEIKTLLDFSDSEGILKATEKCNGGGDCRKTENAAGAMCPSFHATRDEKNTTRGRANALREYLTVGEKKNNFDQKELKEVFDLCLSCKACATECPSNVDVATLKAEFLYQYQEANGYPLRSKLFAYNTRLNKLGSKVPGLTNAVYESKFLGGLLKKSSGVAPERNLPKVYSFNFDDYLQSIKGQYSVSKKKIVLYIDEFSQYLDVELGKDAIVLLVTLGYDVQLFYGESGRTYLSKGFLKQAKKLALANIPKLKAFADAGLPVVGLEPSAILTFRDEYKRFSQDPAVTNAIASNTYLVEEFLAKEIENKELSSELFTKEAKTVKIHSHCHQKALSNQKVTFDVLNLPENYKVSIISSGCCGMAGSFGYEKEHYEVSMKVGELKLFPSVRKSPEDTIISANGTSCRHQIYDGTKREAQHPVTILKNALA; via the coding sequence TTGAATAAAAATTTACTTCAAGAATTAGCTGACTCGCTACAAGGTCGTGTTTTATCGGATAGTTTAACAAAAACCCTATATGCCACCGATGCTTCGGTCTATAGAAAAATTCCTACGGCCGTTACTTTCCCGGAAACCGTAGAAGACCTAAAAACCTTGGTCCGGTTTGCCAACAAGCATAAAATAGGCCTAATTCCTAGAACCGCAGGTACCTCCTTGGCAGGGCAAGTAGTGGGGGAGGGAATCGTTGTCGATACCTCCAAGCACTTTACAAAAATCGTTAGTGTCGATGAGAAAAACAAACAGGTTACGGTTCAGCCCGGCGTCATTCGCGATGAGCTAAACCAATTCCTGGAACCTTACGGCCTGTTCTTCGGCCCCAATACCTCTACGGCCAACCGATGTATGATCGGGGGAATGGTAGGAAACAACTCTTCGGGTACGACCTCCATCAAGTACGGTATTACACGCGAAAAGGTGGTTTCCTTAAAAACCATATTGTCTGATGGCAGTGAAGTGGAATTCAAGGCCCTTACCGCCTCGGAATTCGAAGAGAAAAAGAGCCTGAATACCATGGAGGGGACCATCTATAGGGAGATTTATAGGGAATTGTCACCCAAAGAGGTGCAAGAACGTATTCTTGAAGAGTTTCCTAAGCCTGAGATACACAGAAGGAACACGGGCTATGCGGTAGATGAATTGTTGAATACCAACGTATTTGGCGATACCGAGGAAAAAATAAATGTCTGTAAATTGTTGAGCGGTAGTGAGGGCACCTTGGCCTTTACTACGGAAATCACCTTAAGCCTTGATGAGATACCGCCCAAGTTGCAGGCTATGGTGGTCACCCATTACAGGACCTTGGAGGATTGTTTAACGGATGTGGCCCCCGTTATGAAACACGACCTGCACCTGTGTGAAATGATGGACAGGGTGATCTTGGACTGTACAAAGAACAACAGGGAGCAGCTGAAGAACCGGTTTTTTGTGGAAGGCGATCCGGCGGCATTGTTAATGTTGGAAGTAAAGGCGCATACCGAAGAAGATTTGGAGCGACAGTTGAAAGAACTGCACGCTACTATCGAGGTCTCAGGCTTGAGTTATGCCAGTCCCGTACTCTATGGGGCCGATGTAAACAAGGCCGTAGCACTGCGGAAAGCGGGACTAGGACTTTTAGGAAACATGGTCGGTGACCGTAAGGCGGTCGCTTGTATCGAGGATACTGCGGTAGCCCTAGATGACCTAAAGCCCTTTATCTCGGAGTTTACGAAAATCATGGACGGCTATAAACAATCGGCCGTTTACTACGCCCATGCCGGAGCGGGGGAATTGCACTTGCGGCCGATCTTGAACCTGAAAAAATCAGATGATGTGGCCATGTTCAGGGGAATCACCACCGATGTGGCCCGATTGACCAAAAAATACAAAGGCTCCTTTAGTGGGGAACACGGGGACGGAATCGTACGTGCCGAATTTATACCGATCATGGTCGGGGAGGAAAACTATCAGTTGCTGAGACGGATAAAATCCTTTTTTGATCCTGAGGGCATTTTTAATCCCGGCAAAATTGTCGATGCCTACCCCATGGATGAGTCCCTTCGCTATGAAGTGGACCGCAAGGAACCTGAAATCAAGACCTTATTGGATTTTTCCGATTCGGAAGGTATCCTTAAAGCTACCGAAAAATGTAACGGGGGCGGAGACTGCAGGAAAACCGAAAATGCGGCCGGGGCCATGTGTCCAAGCTTTCACGCAACAAGGGACGAAAAGAATACGACAAGGGGAAGGGCCAATGCCCTTCGGGAATATTTGACGGTCGGGGAGAAGAAAAACAACTTTGACCAAAAGGAACTCAAAGAGGTTTTTGACCTCTGCCTGAGCTGTAAGGCCTGCGCTACGGAATGTCCGAGTAATGTGGATGTGGCAACCTTAAAGGCCGAGTTTTTGTATCAGTACCAAGAAGCGAACGGCTACCCCTTGAGGAGCAAATTGTTTGCCTATAATACCCGGTTGAACAAATTGGGAAGTAAGGTGCCGGGCTTGACCAATGCCGTTTACGAATCGAAATTTTTAGGGGGGCTATTAAAGAAATCTTCGGGGGTCGCTCCCGAACGAAACCTGCCCAAGGTTTATAGCTTTAATTTCGATGACTACCTGCAATCGATTAAAGGACAGTATAGTGTAAGTAAGAAAAAAATAGTTTTATATATTGATGAGTTCAGTCAATACCTCGATGTTGAGCTTGGAAAAGATGCCATCGTTTTGTTGGTGACATTGGGCTATGACGTTCAATTGTTCTATGGGGAAAGTGGACGTACCTACTTGTCAAAGGGCTTTTTAAAACAGGCCAAAAAATTGGCGTTGGCGAATATCCCCAAGCTGAAGGCATTTGCCGATGCGGGACTTCCCGTTGTCGGTTTGGAGCCTTCTGCCATTTTGACCTTTCGCGATGAGTACAAGCGTTTCTCGCAAGACCCTGCGGTAACCAATGCCATAGCGAGCAATACTTATTTGGTAGAGGAGTTTTTGGCAAAGGAAATAGAGAACAAGGAACTTTCCTCCGAACTGTTCACCAAAGAGGCCAAGACCGTTAAGATTCACTCACATTGCCATCAAAAGGCCTTGAGTAACCAAAAAGTGACTTTTGATGTGCTTAATCTTCCCGAGAACTATAAGGTTTCCATTATCAGTTCAGGCTGTTGTGGTATGGCCGGCTCCTTCGGTTATGAAAAGGAGCACTACGAGGTAAGTATGAAGGTGGGCGAGCTCAAGCTTTTTCCTTCCGTAAGAAAATCACCCGAAGATACGATCATATCCGCTAACGGTACGAGTTGTCGGCATCAGATCTACGACGGTACCAAACGTGAGGCCCAGCACCCGGTAACCATATTGAAGAACGCTTTGGCATAG
- a CDS encoding UDP-2,3-diacylglucosamine diphosphatase — MKKRKLDIVVISDVHLGTQACHADELLTYLSSVQPKMLVLNGDILEVQRHKETFFPPIHSKVLRKIITLSMKGTEVYYITGNHDDTMRRFSGVALGNLKIVDKLVLNLNGKKTWFFHGDIFDISIKNTKWLTKLGGYGYVLLFAANKTFNWSLKKIGREKYSLSKKIRDNTHKSLQYTANFERSVAEVAIENDYDYVVCGHIHQPKKIVYETKKGACTYLNSGDWVENLTALEYSLKRWKVYRYNHDKLSPFFMDEELKNMNIQDLIDSIADKAEQREREGEPPLS, encoded by the coding sequence ATGAAAAAACGAAAATTAGATATCGTAGTAATTTCCGATGTTCACTTGGGCACACAAGCGTGCCATGCCGATGAGCTATTGACCTATTTGAGCAGCGTACAGCCCAAAATGTTGGTACTCAACGGGGATATTCTTGAGGTTCAACGCCACAAAGAAACCTTCTTCCCCCCTATCCATTCCAAAGTACTGCGTAAGATCATCACCCTCTCCATGAAGGGCACGGAGGTGTATTACATTACGGGCAACCACGATGATACGATGCGTCGTTTTTCGGGCGTGGCCCTGGGCAACCTAAAAATTGTAGACAAATTGGTGCTGAACCTGAACGGTAAAAAGACATGGTTCTTTCACGGTGATATTTTTGATATTTCGATAAAAAACACCAAATGGCTCACCAAATTGGGCGGATACGGATACGTCTTGCTCTTTGCCGCCAATAAAACCTTCAATTGGTCGCTAAAAAAGATAGGGAGGGAAAAATATTCCCTATCAAAAAAAATCAGGGACAACACCCATAAAAGCCTTCAGTATACCGCCAACTTTGAACGCTCGGTAGCGGAGGTCGCCATTGAAAACGACTATGATTATGTGGTATGCGGACACATACACCAGCCTAAAAAAATCGTATACGAAACCAAGAAAGGAGCCTGTACTTACCTCAATTCGGGTGATTGGGTCGAAAATTTGACCGCCTTGGAGTACTCCTTAAAACGCTGGAAGGTCTACCGGTACAATCACGATAAACTTTCCCCGTTTTTTATGGATGAAGAACTGAAAAACATGAACATTCAAGACTTGATCGACTCCATTGCCGATAAGGCCGAGCAACGCGAAAGGGAAGGCGAACCTCCCCTATCGTAG